A single window of Nakaseomyces glabratus chromosome G, complete sequence DNA harbors:
- the MDV1 gene encoding Mdv1p (CAGL0G04345g~Ortholog(s) have ubiquitin binding activity, role in mitochondrial fission, mitochondrial genome maintenance, peroxisome fission and mitochondrial outer membrane localization) — translation MTDQISHLGKTLSTAASVLIGSQDIEKNVENNLLSNSPRNPYRKTLQESLTAADFMNHETFDKLRKTRAIASTLSEDSKGLYSQRSREKYFTNKVSDKKTTFKVLSHLSDDLLKDLPETAESKSNTRDQGETKLLKESDSTDASQERIFSLYQGFEASIPVINRSVEKEHLLLEQNNQESAAQILPQMGNKPRIRSGPWEDLLESKEDTYISLDFNPERISNIKSKKELERINELANNNLVMLDIRKKLSADEIDEIKKQIQDLQLKQNLLVKKIAAIEENELFLEDIIRLIGHRSADFSNDTQIEFDQAKSLSGLNNPESMIDATRPTALERKNSIDIVETSLNEIRTSFDGSKQSIEGKDNHNALNGFFEDASNKKSRKAQPTVQKYYNSGKKLSTIPKAHDDAITCLDFDPHFSTLCTAGYMDHIVKLWDYTKKRQIGAMEGHVATISCMQVDKNYNMVATGSKDATVKLWNANDVIGRYEEGNNSEALHTLDAHLDEVSSLYIDGANLMTASQDKTIRRWDLYSGKCIQVFDVNFPSLSAYKSSFMKSNEDSMILKTVNTPIIGSIQSFDAALATGTKDGLIRLWDMRTGEVVRVLEGHMDAITSLKFDATTIISGSLDGTIRLWDLRSNNLTDIISYEKPISSLDFDAKHIVVASNEHNTHIYDRNDGNKWDLQDEEQDTTSLFVKYKERYTMEGRSNGDIGIWIV, via the coding sequence ATGACTGATCAGATAAGTCACCTGGGGAAAACACTTAGCACTGCGGCATCGGTTCTTATAGGATCCCAAGATATTGAGAAAAACGTCGAGAACAATCTATTATCGAACTCTCCTAGGAACCCATATAGAAAGACCTTACAAGAGAGTTTAACCGCAGCTGATTTCATGAACCATGAGACTTTTGATAAGCTTAGAAAGACAAGAGCTATTGCATCTACTTTGTCTGAGGATAGCAAGGGATTGTACTCCCAAAGAAGTAGGGAAAAGTATTTTACCAATAAGGTTTCTGACAAAAAGACCACATTTAAAGTGTTGAGCCATTTAAGTGATGATTTGCTGAAGGATCTCCCAGAAACAGCTGAAAGTAAGAGTAACACCAGAGATCAAGGTGAAACgaaattgttgaaagaGTCTGACTCTACCGATGCTAGTCAAGAGCGTATATTCTCACTATATCAAGGGTTTGAAGCATCCATACCGGTTATCAACCGGTCTGTAGAGAAAGAGCACTTACTTCTAGAGCAAAATAATCAGGAATCTGCAGCTCAAATACTGCCGCAAATGGGTAACAAACCTAGGATAAGGAGTGGCCCTTGGGAGGACTTACTTGaatcaaaagaagataCGTACATTTCCTTGGACTTTAACCCAGaaagaatatcaaatattaaatCCAAGAAAGAACTAGAAAGAATCAATGAATTAGCTAACAACAATTTGGTTATGCTGGATATCAGGAAAAAACTGTCCGctgatgaaattgatgaaatcaaGAAACAGATACAAGATCTGCAATTGAAACAAAACCTTCTAGTAAAAAAGATTGCTGCAATAGAAGAGAACGAGTTATTTTTGGAAGATATTATAAGATTGATTGGACACCGTTCCGCTGATTTCTCAAATGATACACAAATTGAGTTTGACCAGGCAAAGTCACTCTCAGGCCTAAATAATCCTGAGTCGATGATCGATGCCACAAGACCAACCGCAttggaaagaaagaactCAATAGATATTGTAGAAACATCTCTAAATGAAATTAGGACATCCTTTGATGGTAGCAAGCAATCCATAGAAGGAAAAGATAACCATAATGCATTAAATGGATTCTTTGAAGATGCCAGtaacaaaaaatcaagaaaagcTCAACCAACAGTTCAGAAATACTATAACTCTGGGAAAAAGTTATCCACTATACCTAAAGCTCATGATGATGCTATTACATGTTTAGATTTTGACCCCCATTTCAGTACTTTGTGCACTGCAGGGTACATGGATCATATAGTTAAGCTGTGGGATTATACGAAGAAACGTCAAATTGGGGCAATGGAAGGACATGTTGCAACGATTAGTTGTATGCAAGTGGACAAAAACTACAATATGGTTGCCACCGGTAGTAAAGATGCCACAGTAAAACTTTGGAACGCAAATGATGTCATAGGGAGATATGAAGAAGGAAATAACAGTGAAGCATTACATACCTTAGATGCACATTTAGATGAGGTATCATCACTTTATATCGATGGTGCCAATTTGATGACTGCTTCACAAGACAAAACCATTAGAAGATGGGATTTGTACTCTGGGAAATGCATTCAAGTCTTTGATGTTAATTTCCCAAGTTTATCTGCATATAAAAGCAGCTTCATGAAAAGCAATGAAGATAGCATGATTTTAAAAACCGTAAACACTCCAATTATTGGGAGTATTCAAAGCTTTGATGCTGCTTTAGCTACTGGTACTAAAGATGGTTTAATCCGGTTATGGGACATGCGTACTGGTGAAGTGGTCCGTGTTTTGGAGGGTCATATGGATGCTATCACATCACTAAAATTTGACGCAACCACCATTATCAGCGGCTCATTAGATGGAACTATACGCCTGTGGGACCTAAGATCAAATAATCTGACTGACATTATTAGCTATGAAAAGCCGATTTCATCCCTAGATTTTGATGCAAAGCATATCGTAGTGGCATCCAATGAACATAATACTCATATTTATGATAGAAATGACGGTAATAAGTGGGATCTACAGGATGAAGAACAAGATACAACATCCTTGTTCGTCAAATACAAGGAGAGATATACCATGGAAGGAAGATCAAACGGTGACATAGGAATTTGGATCGTATAA
- the PFU1 gene encoding Pfu1p (CAGL0G04169g~Ortholog(s) have SCF ubiquitin ligase complex, mitochondrion localization), whose amino-acid sequence MANKSRPRRAAVPYRKYVGGQGYMQNVMLSRYKTTGKRVVDGEDDLSDEYYDGDEYDGNEKNTNKSGELKIIGAKTRRTDSVGNDILTESDDEGQDEESKTSKRKNRNKRLSSHGRKRSTNLSLEGLTIQDDEVECEPPMIPMKIPLEIQRRVVKYYFDLVEETEYEKENTEFENIMNVMLVSKYWYYLSLGRLYRAPKLSSRNFNAFVETITSAVTTTSMPGAGSKKIDRYRLGDLVQMLDLSTILQSGKNSNVSKLLRRCSNNLLAFTAPQTSFGYAPLISLKNCHKLRFLDLGLVSETVKLKDLFKAISNFNELTHLSFPRSSIDCEGFQEFCWPNNLQYLKLSGGITNEFVAMTNWPETITTLEFSFCPQVDEQSIYTVLAKIGHNLKHLSFFYPMPALRENSLDFIFRYCRNLLSVRLQVDYCSKWLFSEYILTPIEPDLPLEVRRQARPLRTIYLDCSGSLGLASKIHPDDFTIALLESRLPSLKNISVSSKLGWDMNGDDVADLLTAFEEQDGSLYVSY is encoded by the coding sequence atggCTAATAAGTCAAGACCGAGAAGGGCAGCTGTGCCCTATCGGAAGTACGTTGGTGGCCAGGGATATATGCAGAATGTTATGTTATCACGGTATAAGACTACCGGAAAGAGAGTAGTCGATGGAGAAGATGATCTAAGCGATGAGTACTATGATGGTGACGAGTATGATGGAAATGAGAAGAATACAAATAAATCTGGTGAGTTGAAGATCATAGGTGCAAAGACTAGACGCACTGATTCTGTTGGAAACGATATATTGACAGAGagtgatgatgaaggaCAGGATGAAGAGAGCAAAACTTCAAAGAggaaaaatagaaataaacGTTTATCTAGTCATGGAAGAAAACGGAGTACAAACTTGTCACTTGAAGGCTTGACCATACAGGATGATGAAGTGGAATGCGAACCTCCTATGATACCGATGAAGATTCCATTAGAGATTCAAAGACGTGTTGTTAAGTACTATTTCGATCTGGTAGAAGAGACAgaatatgaaaaagaaaatactgaGTTTGAAAACATTATGAACGTTATGTTGGTATCTAAATACTGGTATTATTTGTCTCTGGGAAGACTTTATCGGGCCCCCAAACTATCAAGTAGAAACTTTAACGCTTTTGTGGAAACAATAACCTCAGCTGTTACAACAACGTCTATGCCCGGAGCTGGCTCCAAGAAAATAGATAGATACAGATTAGGAGATCTGGTTCAGATGCTTGATTTATCCACAATTTTACAAAGTGGTAAGAATTCCAATGTCTCCAAATTACTTAGAAGATGCTCCAATAATTTACTTGCATTTACGGCACCTCAAACAAGCTTTGGTTATGCGCCACTTATTTCTCTAAAAAATTGCCATAAGTTAAGATTTCTTGATCTAGGACTTGTTTCCGAAACAGTCAAACTGAAAGATCTTTTTAAAGCTATAAGTAACTTCAACGAACTTACACATCTTTCTTTCCCAAGAAGCTCAATAGATTGCGAAGGTTTCCAAGAATTTTGCTGGCCAAATAACCTTCAATATCTGAAGCTAAGTGGAGGGATAACCAATGAATTTGTTGCTATGACCAACTGGCCTGAAACAATAACCACTTTAGAATTCTCATTTTGCCCACAAGTAGACGAGCAGTCTATATATACAGTTTTGGCAAAAATTGGACATAACTTAAAGCACTtgtcatttttttatccaATGCCCGCCTTGAGAGAGAACTCACtcgattttattttcaggTATTGCAGGAACCTGTTGTCTGTAAGACTACAAGTTGATTACTGCTCGAAATGGTTATTTTCTGAATACATTCTGACTCCAATAGAACCGGACCTACCCCTGGAAGTAAGAAGACAAGCTAGACCTCTAAGGACCATATATTTGGATTGTAGTGGCTCCTTAGGTCTTGCTTCAAAGATTCATCCGGATGATTTCACAATCGCTTTACTTGAATCTAGATTACCAAGCTTAAAGAATATCTCTGTATCGTCTAAACTTGGCTGGGATATGAATGGGGACGATGTTGCAGATCTACTTACTGCCTTTGAGGAACAAGACGGCAGTTTATACGTATCCTACTAA
- the RNR4 gene encoding ribonucleotide-diphosphate reductase subunit RNR4 (CAGL0G04213g~Ortholog(s) have ribonucleoside-diphosphate reductase activity, thioredoxin disulfide as acceptor activity, role in deoxyribonucleotide biosynthetic process and nucleus, ribonucleoside-diphosphate reductase complex localization) — MNVTAEEHHKFLSKFDDERHHMKEGEKDEVLLMENKRRFVMFPIKYHEIWAAYKKVEAAFWTAEDMELAKDVKDWETLSAGQKEFFGNYLAICSRTDNIVNKNIVEKFSAELQNPEGKSFYGFQIMMENIYDEIYSMLVDALFTSVDNIPLFKAVCQQEEVKAKSEWAHRWVFDDESLYAERLVASAAREGIFMSGAFAALYWLTKEKGIMPGVAMATNHICRDRGFYADFACLLFAHLKTKPNPKIIEQIITEAVEIEKAHYRNSMPIEKLGMDLKEIDQYIESVADKLLVSFGNEKFYNATNPFPFMEEATSIGKTNFFEKKVSDYQKASATSGTAKTAGSVASSDKIKFDSDF, encoded by the coding sequence ATGAACGTTACTGCTGAAGAACACCACAAATTTCTATCCAAGTTTGACGATGAGCGTCATCACATGAAGGAAGGCGAGAAGGATGAGGTCTTGCTGATGGAGAACAAGCGTAGATTTGTCATGTTTCCAATCAAGTACCATGAGATCTGGGCTGCTTACAAGAAGGTTGAGGCGGCTTTCTGGACTGCTGAAGACATGGAACTGGCTAAGGATGTCAAGGACTGGGAAACTCTAAGTGCTGGTCAGAAGGAGTTCTTCGGTAACTACCTTGCCATCTGTTCTAGAACTGACAACATTGTTAACAAGAACATTGTTGAGAAGTTCTCCGCTGAATTGCAAAACCCAGAAGGTAAGTCATTCTATGGTTTCCAGATTATGATGGAGAACATTTACGATGAAATCTACTCTATGTTGGTCGATGCTTTGTTCACTAGTGTTGACAACATCCCATTGTTCAAGGCCGTTTGCCAACAAGAAGAGGTCAAGGCTAAGAGTGAATGGGCTCACAGATGGGTCTTTGACGATGAATCTCTTTACGCTGAAAGATTGGTCGCCTCCGCTGCCAGAGAAGGTATCTTCATGTCCGGTGCCTTCGCTGCTTTGTACTGGTTGACAAAGGAGAAGGGTATCATGCCTGGTGTCGCTATGGCCACAAATCACATCTGCAGAGACAGAGGCTTCTACGCCGACTTTGCATGCTTGTTGTTTGCTCACTTGAAGACCAAGCCAAATCCAAAGATTATCGAACAGATCATTACCGAGGCTGTCGAAATCGAAAAAGCCCATTACAGAAACTCCATGCCAATTGAAAAGCTGGGTATGgacttgaaagaaatagatCAATACATCGAGAGCGTTGCTGACAAGCTGCTAGTATCCTTCGGTAACGAGAAATTCTACAACGCCACAAACCCATTCCCATTCATGGAAGAAGCTACATCTATTGGTAAGACTAActtctttgaaaagaaggTCTCTGACTACCAAAAGGCTTCTGCTACCAGCGGTACTGCTAAGACAGCTGGTTCAGTTGCAAGCAGTGACAAGATCAAGTTCGATTCTGACTTCTGA
- the OKP1 gene encoding Okp1p (CAGL0G04191g~Protein of unknown function), translated as MSLLDGIVTSSGSEDDDIVHSSDDEVRNQRHLFVNEETSSVVGTDEGKVRFQTFNAGGDSSSSDEDQEENPWQFPKLIRREMKNRLPNNYNLKRWRKPSRILVDSVMQLLETNSANSVDIVFEKYDDELMRLLRGKRQEIELIKEDKEKMLGDILQRIEKKLRFSKFPSRLTENDLNIEYIYEKRRFLQERYVQELRKAEILEQEIAKERKLLQDAKELTENIQQTNDKRLTDKLVRNEIHPVMLQSISDSLDSATQKIAYRRDVIELNLENSHQIHQTTHSIRRPIAQLIDETNQLTSVFNDQNRLHKLEKMIL; from the coding sequence ATGTCTTTGCTGGATGGAATTGTTACGAGCTCAGGGAGTGAAGACGATGACATTGTGCATAGTTCGGATGACGAAGTGCGGAATCAGAGGCATCTATTTGTAAATGAAGAGACATCCAGCGTTGTAGGTACTGATGAGGGCAAAGTGAGGTTTCAGACCTTCAATGCCGGTGGCGACTCTAGTTCAAGCGATGAAGATCAGGAAGAGAATCCCTGGCAGTTTCCCAAATTGATAAGGCGGGAAATGAAGAATAGGCTGCCAAACAACTATAACTTAAAGAGGTGGAGAAAACCGTCTCGCATTTTGGTAGACTCAGTTATGCAACTCTTGGAAACGAATAGCGCCAATAGTGTTGATATAGTATTTGAGAAGTACGATGATGAACTAATGAGACTACTTAGAGGTAAGAGACAAGAAATAGAACTAATCAAAGAGGACAAAGAGAAGATGCTTGGTGACATTTTGCAAAGGATAGAGAAGAAACTGCGGTTTTCCAAGTTTCCATCTCGTCTTACAGAGAATGACTTGAATATCGAATATATTTATGAGAAGCGTAGGTTTCTCCAGGAGAGATATGTCCAAGAGCTTCGGAAAGCAGAAATATTAGAGCAAGAAATTGCAAAGGAGAGGAAACTACTGCAAGATGCTAAAGAACTAACCGAAAATATCCAACAAACTAACGATAAACGTCTTACAGATAAACTAGTAAGAAACGAAATACACCCAGTGATGCTACAATCCATTAGTGATAGTCTGGATAGTGCAACACAAAAGATAGCTTACCGGAGAGATGTTATTGAATTGAATTTGGAAAACTCCCATCAAATACATCAAACAACACACTCAATCAGACGACCTATTGCGCAGTTAATAGATGAGACAAACCAACTAACCTCAGTGTTTAATGACCAAAATCGACTTCATAAGCTTGAAAAGATGATTTTGTAA
- the CCT7 gene encoding chaperonin-containing T-complex subunit CCT7 (CAGL0G04367g~Ortholog(s) have unfolded protein binding activity, role in protein folding and chaperonin-containing T-complex, nucleus localization) encodes MNFGNQTPTIVVLKEGTDASQGRGQIISNINACIAVQEALKPTLGPLGSDILIVSSNQKTTISNDGATILKLLDVVHPAAKTLVDISRAQDAEVGDGTTSVTILAGELMKEAKPFLEEGISTHLIMKGYRTAVKLATDKIKELAVDIGSDGEVNRELLERCAKTAMTSKLIYKNADFFVKMCVDAVLSLDRDELNDKLIGIKKIAGGAMEDSIFVDGVAFKKTFSYAGFEQQPKKFNNPKILSLNVELELKAEKDNAEVRVEHVEDYQSIVDAEWQLILDKLKQIEDTGANIVLSKLPIGDLATQYFADRNIFCAGRVGADDMNRVIQAVGGAIQSTTNDIHDEHLGTCEVFEEIQIGSERYNLFKGCPNAKTSTLLLRGGAEQVIAEVERSLHDAIMIVKRALQNKMVVAGGGAIEMEISKYLRDYSKTIAGKQQLIIHAFAKALEVIPRQLCENAGFDAVELLNKLRLAHSKGEKWFGIDFENENVGDNFAKFVWEPALVKINALSSATEATNLILSVDETIKNKESQGANAGMPAPAGRGRGMPMGM; translated from the coding sequence ATGAATTTTGGTAACCAGACGCCAACGATTGTTGTATTGAAGGAAGGAACAGATGCTTCTCAAGGTAGAGGTCAGATCATCTCAAACATCAATGCTTGTATTGCAGTTCAAGAGGCACTAAAGCCAACATTGGGTCCACTTGGTTCCGATATCTTAATTGTCTCCTCAAATCAAAAGACCACAATTTCCAACGATGGTGCTACTATCCTGAAATTACTTGATGTTGTGCATCCTGCCGCTAAGACCTTAGTGGATATCTCTCGTGCCCAGGATGCTGAAGTCGGTGATGGTACCACAAGTGTTACTATTTTGGCTGGTGAGCTAATGAAAGAAGCCAAACCATTCTTAGAAGAAGGCATTTCAACTCATCTGATTATGAAGGGCTATAGAACAGCTGTAAAATTAGCCACcgataaaataaaagaactGGCAGTGGATATAGGATCTGATGGTGAAGTTAACAGGGAACTTCTGGAACGTTGTGCAAAGACCGCCATGACCTCTAAGCTAATTTACAAGAATGCTGATTTCTTTGTGAAGATGTGTGTTGATGCAGTTCTTTCTCTAGATAGAGACGAATTAAATGATAAACTAATTGGTATCAAGAAGATTGCTGGTGGTGCCATGGAAGACTCTATTTTTGTTGACGGTGTAGCTTTCAAAAAGACATTCTCCTACGCTGGTTTCGAACAACAACCAAAGAAATTTAACAACCCAAAAATTTTAAGTTTGAATGTAGAATTGGAACTGAAAGCTGAAAAAGACAACGCCGAAGTCCGTGTTGAACATGTGGAGGACTATCAATCTATAGTTGATGCCGAATGGCAGTTAATATTGGATAAACTAAAGCAAATCGAGGATACCGGAGCGAACATTGTGCTTTCAAAGCTTCCTATTGGTGATTTAGCCACTCAATATTTTGCTGACAGAAATATCTTTTGTGCAGGTAGAGTAGGTGCGGACGATATGAACCGTGTTATTCAAGCAGTAGGCGGTGCCATTCAATCAACGACAAATGATATACATGATGAACACCTGGGTACTTGTGaagtatttgaagaaattcaGATTGGTTCCGAACGTTACAACCTATTTAAAGGTTGTCCAAATGCTAAAACAAGCACTTTACTGTTAAGAGGTGGTGCAGAACAAGTAATTGCTGAAGTAGAAAGATCCTTACATGATGCCATAATGATTGTAAAGAGAGCTCTACAGAATAAAATGGTTGTTGCAGGTGGTGGTGCAATTGAAATGGAAATATCCAAATACCTAAGAGACTACTCAAAAACAATTGCCGGTAAACAACAATTAATTATACATGCATTTGCAAAGGCCTTGGAAGTTATTCCAAGACAACTATGTGAGAACGCTGGTTTTGACGCCGTTGAACTACTTAATAAACTAAGACTTGCTCACAGTAAGGGCGAGAAATGGTTTGGTATTGATTTTGAGAATGAAAATGTGGGTGATAATTTTGCCAAATTTGTATGGGAGCCAGCTTTGGTTAAGATAAATGCTCTAAGCAGTGCGACTGAAGCCACAAACTTAATTCTATCGGTCGATGAGactatcaaaaacaaagaaagtCAGGGCGCAAATGCCGGTATGCCTGCTCCAGCTGGAAGGGGTCGTGGCATGCCTATGGGCATGTGA
- a CDS encoding alpha-mannosyltransferase (CAGL0G04279g~Has domain(s) with predicted transferase activity, transferring glycosyl groups activity and role in protein glycosylation): protein MSIEGLRYIFYGCKDVLGNRHSFNRRASFLLSFFISLCLLIWYNQHEDTAKLSSIKYRYTEYESQLKLGSSSQLFGRITSKAYKMEQENNRQQQWKNLLFWKPLTVEQLEYNTLPYWNAASDLDRCSLLVKALYDGDPKWNNSEILVWNKDMAMKKYSLLHPVERIRMYNHCFLDKGVDVIQVFKKLGLDEHNATEFNHRMFPMFQFVNVTSDQYLYPKLTDLRTGKVITKPKTKQRALEYNLNFLRNWRNEAKGKGLVITIESNNLHILRKLFKFLKENGNTLPIQLVFKRNVTLARFKDAIISYAEESDQHVTIIEIEALIDDSFNKGTFVGYDDKFLASIFNTFEDVVMMDIEVIPYVNPEELLENEEYKNSGLYMWRDKYLGALLHAYICTDVMKSLEPSMDEYKTIGSKFPLRMNDPRLTDTSDPMGAILHGYYNLYLMHQVDGGVILLNKKQKLGGLIMGMVMNMHRDYAHCSTGTKEAFWFGPYVAGMEFAVGTIDAGIIGPIRRSTIEDRLGVPEICSNQVIHVDHEDKLLWGKGTFYECESDKLQEIDIESEVGIRKRSLPSTDVNVVRRDEQQFASKEPKRGFLAITGFIIPSRVVKKWKYRIGSSVEYYCTFVDRIGDADSKLVRFDKKTKRFVNHLAQIWRETKISVG from the coding sequence ATGTCCATTGAGGGGCTTCGATACATTTTTTATGGTTGTAAGGATGTTTTAGGGAATAGGCATTCTTTCAACAGACGTGCCTCTTTTCTATTGTCATTTTTCATCTCACTATGTCTTCTAATTTGGTATAACCAACATGAAGATACAGCAAAGTTGTCTTCTATAAAATATAGGTATACTGAGTATGAAAGTCAATTGAAACTAGGAAGTTCGAGTCAGTTATTTGGCAGGATTACTTCAAAGGCATATAAAATGGAGCAGGAAAATAACCGCCAGCAACAATGGAAAAACTTGCTATTCTGGAAACCTTTAACGGTAGAACAACTAGAATACAATACATTGCCGTATTGGAATGCTGCTTCTGATTTAGATAGATGTAGTCTTTTAGTGAAAGCTCTGTATGACGGCGATCCAAAATGGAACAATAGTGAAATATTAGTCTGGAATAAAGACATGGCTATGAAAAAATACAGTTTGTTGCACCCGGTTGAAAGAATTCGAATGTATAACCATTGCTTTTTAGATAAAGGGGTTGACGTGATACAGGTTTTTAAAAAGCTTGGACTAGATGAACATAATGCTACTGAGTTTAACCATAGGATGTTTCCAATGTTTCAATTTGTGAATGTCACTTCAGATCAATACTTGTATCCAAAACTTACCGATTTGAGAACGGGTAAAGTTATAACGAAACCTAAGACAAAACAAAGAGCTCTAGAATATAATCTCAATTTTCTGAGGAATTGGAGAAATGAAGCAAAGGGCAAAGGATTAGTTATTACTATAGAGTCAAACAATCTCCATATATTGAGGAAATTGTTTAAATttctaaaagaaaatggaaaTACTCTTCCTATTCAACTAGTATTTAAAAGGAATGTGACTCTAGCAAGGTTCAAGGATGCAATCATTTCATATGCGGAGGAATCTGATCAACACGTAACAATAATTGAGATAGAAGCACTCATTGACGATAGTTTCAATAAGGGAACATTTGTTGGTTATGACGATAAGTTTCTAGcatcaatatttaataCATTTGAAGATGTGGTAATGATGGATATCGAGGTCATACCTTATGTAAATCCAGAAGAGTTATTGGAGAATGAAGAGTATAAAAATTCCGGTTTATATATGTGGCGAGACAAGTATCTGGGGGCTTTGCTGCATGCGTATATATGTACGGATGTTATGAAATCACTAGAGCCATCCATGGATGAATATAAAACAATTGGTTCCAAATTTCCTCTTAGAATGAATGACCCACGCCTCACAGATACATCAGATCCCATGGGTGCTATACTTCATGGGTATTATAACCTATATTTAATGCATCAAGTTGATGGGGGTGTTATATTGTTGAACAAGAAGCAAAAGTTAGGTGGACTAATCATGGGTATGGTTATGAACATGCACAGGGACTATGCTCACTGTTCAACCGGTACAAAAGAAGCGTTCTGGTTTGGTCCATACGTTGCTGGAATGGAATTTGCAGTAGGCACTATCGACGCAGGTATAATAGGACCAATTAGACGCTCAACTATAGAAGATAGACTTGGTGTTCCCGAAATATGTTCCAACCAAGTAATACATGTTGATCATGAAGATAAACTGCTTTGGGGTAAAGGAACTTTCTATGAATGTGAGTCGGATAAGTTACAAGAAATAGATATTGAAAGCGAAGTTGGTATAAGAAAAAGATCGCTACCAAGCACAGATGTAAATGTTGTGAGAAGAGATGAACAACAGTTTGCCAGCAAGGAGCCCAAACGCGGGTTTTTAGCCATCACAGGTTTTATAATTCCATCTAGAGTAGTCAAGAAATGGAAGTACAGAATTGGGAGCTCAGTAGAGTATTACTGTACATTTGTTGACAGGATAGGTGACGCCGACAGTAAGCTGGTACGGTTTGACAAGAAGACTAAGAGATTTGTCAACCATCTAGCCCAGATATGGAGggaaacaaaaatatctgTAGGTTAG